The genomic window ATTTGCAAATGCCTGCAATATCAATTTATCCTTTTTCTCTGCAAGCCATGTTGCCATTTCATCTTTTATGAAATCCCCAATTGGCATATTTATGAAAGCCCAGTCCTTAAGTGCATCCTCAGTAATTTCTGTCATAAAACCATATCTTGATAATGGCAGATTTACTGCGCTTATATCAAAATTCTCACTTTCTAATGCAGTTCCTGGTGTATATGCCCATGTGCTTGGCTCTGTCATTTTCTTTATTATTGGCACTCTGAAATAATTTCCTTGTATTGTATATACTCGCCCTGCTTCGCCAAGCACCGCTTCTGCCTTTGTATTCGCTGCTGCCCTCTTTATTATATCTTTTGCCCATTCTGCAAGCTCTTTTCTATCGCTTATAGCATCCCAATCTGTGCCTCCGCCTTGCACTAATTCTATAATACTTTTCATTTTTACATCACCCCATTATTTCCAACATTTTTCTAACATATTCTTTTGTATTATCAATATTGCTATCTATTGAAATAGATAGCCTTTTACTCTTATTTTTTAAATTTTCAATTTCTTTTTCTTTTTCTCTTAACAAATCATTCAACCTCATTATTTCTTTTTCAAGCCTTTCAATTATTTCTTCATGCCTGCATCTTTCTGTAACTTCCTTTCCAAATTCTGGTGGCTCTTTTTCAAATTCCTTATAATGAGCTGCCAAATGCTGATATACTCTTTTCTTATCTTCTTCTGGAATATCAACCCCACCTCTTGCCCCCATCAATGCCGCCATCGCTGCAACCACGCCACGCCATACCACCGCCTTATCCTTTGCTCTATGATGTGGCAATTTCATATCTGTAAATCTATCAGGCGGGTTCTTCGGCATCCATGCAAAGCATGAAGCAATTTCTTTCTTTTCTTCATTGGTTAATTCTTCCCAGCTTTTATCTGTGAAATCTTTTAGTTGTGGTGCTTCCCATGCTTCATCCTCAACCTTATCATATTTTTCTGGGTTATCTGGCACTACCCCAAATTCTACTTTTTCCTTTTCTTCTACTATTTCTTTCTTTTCTGCATTTTCTTTGCCTTCTGTTATTTCCAACATATCACCTCCTTTTTCATTAAAACTTATGGTAACTGAATTTAAATTGCCATATCCGCTACTGCATACTTCAGCCACTATTTGATTATCAATGCTGCAACCAATGCCGCAGCCATCCGCTGGGCTGCATGCCCCCCTTGTAACTAATGCCAAATGGTCAAATTCTAAATTTCGCCCCACCTTTATTAATTCTCCATTTACTTTTTCTTCATTTATATCCATCCATACGCCTACGCTAACCTCAGCAGGCACGCCTGCCAGCTGCCTTAATTTTATGAAGCCTTTAGCAACATTATATTTTACTGCATCTTCAACCAAAACCAGGCTAACTTTCAACTCATTATTTTTGAATTCAGCATCCTTGATAAAACCAATCTCATCCTCTACTTTATCGCTATGGTCTAAATTTAGTGGCTTACCTATAATTGAAGCATATGATTTTGCAATTTCTTCAGATGGAATATATATTCCATTAAAGATTTTATCCCCCACAAGAGCAATTGCTTCATCAACTTCTTTACTTTCCTTATTTTCTTTTAAATTACAACTGAAGAATTTTAATTCCTTCATTTCACCCCTCCTATTCTAAACTCCTATTCTAAACTTAAATTGGCTAAATTTCATTCTTGCCTCCTGCATCGCCGGGCGTAGATATGGTTGTGCCATCATTTTATATGTGCCAAATTCAACATATGGAGCATATTCAACATTTGTCCCAACTGCATATGCGAGTTTATCTATTTTTTCTGTTGTAATTGAGCTTCTAAGCCTGCCCGTATCTACCGGGCATATTCTTTTAGCTTCTTTTTCAATGAAGAATGCAACTTCCTTGAGCAATGCATCTATATTTTCTTCTTCAGTTATTGAATTTAATGTTTTTTGCAATTTTTCAAATCCAATGATTTTAGCTGCAATCATTTCTATAATAATAAATTATTTTTTTGCATCTTATATATAAATTTTATCTATACGCTACATCACCGCCATATAATTCTTTTACATTTTCATCATCCTTTGGATGTATTACAATTCCATATATGCCAAGTTTTAACATTTTATTTGCAATTTTCATTATCTTTTTCTCATTTTTTATATAGAAATCGCTAAATTCTTTTTCATCATTTATTAAAGAAATTATATCAATTCTAAAATCTTCCTCCATAATTTTCACCTCCTTAAATTGCTGGGGCAACCGCACAGCGGCATAATGGATGGGCTGGCGGGCGTTCATCATTGTAATCATGTTCCGTGCCATCCAATGCTGCGCATTCATCGCAAGTTCTTTCATCAAAAGCTGTTACCCATATCCATTTTGAAATCTCATTTTCTTTATATTGATTTACCGCTGCCTCATTATAGGCTCTTATTGTTTCTGTTCTTGCTATCATATCCGCCCTGTATTTGCTCATATCCTCAATTTTTCTTATTTCTTTACTGATTTCCTGTATAGATGCACCCCTTAAATACAATTCTGATAATTTTGATTTTAATCTTTTTATGCATTCATCGCCTAATCCTTTAGCCAAAGAAAATCCATTTCCTTGTAAAATTTCAATTGCTTCTAAATCTCGGGTTGTAAAAGTATAATTTGAAATATCAATACCTGCTTTTTTCAATTCTGCCGCCGCTGAAAGCCATCCTTTTTTATATCCTTGCTCAATATATTTTGATGTAATTGCCCTTATTTCCCTTTCAAATTCTTCTGAAAATTCAACATCTATATAATAAAAGTAATCATCTATGCTTAAGTTTTTTATTGATTTTTTCAATGCTATCTTCTGAAAATTGTATATTACCTCAAGCTTCTTTTTTAACCTTGAAAATCGCTTTGCAAATACTCTTTTTAATTCCTTTGTAAAGTTGTTTCTTATCCCTGCGGTTTTGGTTGGCTCTTTCTTCATTGCTTGCCCACCTCAATATCCTAATTCTTCTGCAATTTTTCTTTCTCTCTCCCATTCTTTTAGCCTGAGCTTATCAACTATGTTTTTATCTTTTTCTGTTGCTTTTTCTATATGCAATTTTTCATGCAATTTCTTCTCAACTGCCTCAATTCCTTCCTCAACTTCTTTTAATCTTGCTGTGTCAAAATAAAGATTTTCAATAGTCTCATATATCAAATCGCTTGGATAACCAATTTCCCATAGAATTCTGGCACATCTGCATTTTATTTCAAATATTTCTGCTTCCTCTCTTTCATTTGTGAAAAGTGGCAACCACCAAATATTGAAATCAAAATTAGAAAGATATGCCTTATAAATTCTTTTTAATATGGGAGTAAATATTATTTCTTGCAAATTCTTAATATCTTTGTAATAATCCGCTAAATCAACTTCACTTCCTGTTACTGTCCCTTTCTGCACACCTAACAAAATCATGTGCGGCATCCTCAAAGCCGCCGCCAAGTTAATGTAAAAATTTTCATTGAAAGGATATGTATTAATTACGCTGGGGCTTTTTAAATCAAAATTCCAATCCCCATCAAGCACTATTCCGCTTCTTGGGTTTAAATTTTTTATAATATTTTCAGCATCCTCCATTTCTTGCTCAGTTGCTGTTGTATTTTTCTTTAATATAGGAAATGGCTTTCCTGTCATATATAATATTTCTCCTACAGCAACATCTGCATTCATTTTTGCAAGTAAATTGTTGTAAGCAACCTCTATAACACTAACTCCATAATGCCCTTCGCCATATGTATAGAATTTGCAATGTATTATGCGTGTCGGATGAAAATTTATATGAATACCATTATAATCATATTCATATGCTTCAACATCGCCTGATTTATTTATTCTTAGCTTCATTGCTGGTGGGTAAATTATGTGTATATTTTTAAGCCCTCCTTCTTCAAGCTCCATTTCTGGATTATCGCCGCCGTCATCAAGCTCAAGGAAGCCATCCCCATAAATCAGCGTGTTTATTGCCAGAAGTTTCAATTTCTCTTTTAGATTGGTTCTTTGATTGAAATCATATATCTTTTTTCTTATTTCCTTATCTGCATCTGTTTCTTCTACTGCCTTTATTATATCCCAGCCCTCTCTAAAAATATCCTCTGCCTTTTTTGTTATTCCTTTAAATATCAATGGGTCTCGCCTGAATGCAAGCTCCTTATCTCTATCGCTTATTCCTTCTTTTTGTATTGTGCTGAAATAATTTGTTGCTGTTGAAATTGTTTTCTTGAATTCCTTTCTTTTTTTCAAAAACCCAGCCTCTTTTTTCCTGAATATATTCAACTTCATCTTTTCTACCACCTCGTTTTTTCTACAATTTTTGGCAAATTACTTTTCTTGAAATTTAATGCAAGAGCAATAGCCCAGAATAAATCAGCATGCCCAAGCTCCTCACTTCTATCGCTTTCAAATTTGAGTATATTATTTTCAGTATATTTTCTCCTAATTGCTCTAAATGAAGAAATAACAAATGCATCATCCATAATGAAAAATTTGCCCTGTTGCATTAGAAGCTTGAGATTTAAAACAAGCTTTTCCTTGAGCTCATTTGTGAAAGTAATCGCCTTTGCCGCATATTTGCCCGCCAGCCTCTCCGCCAGCATCGCCCCTATTCCTGTTGCATCTATCATTATGCTTTCAAATTTGAAGTTTGAAAAATAATATGAAAGAATTTTTTCCTGTTCTTCGAATGTCTTATTTTTTATTATTTCATATTTAACAAGCTTGAATTTATCTCCCTCCCTCTTTATTATTGCTAAAGCTGTGAAATCTTTATGCCTTCCAATATCTACACCTGCGAGATAAATTCCATTTGTTAATTTTTCATCTATTTCTACATCTATACATTTTCGAATTAGCTCTTCGCTGAATTCTTGCTCTTTTTCTTCATCAAGAAATACATTATCGAACTCTTGAGCAAATGTTTCTTCATCAATGTTTTTCCTTATTTCTTCAATATTATTAAGATGCTTGCATTGTCTATAATTTATTGTAA from Thermoplasmatales archaeon includes these protein-coding regions:
- a CDS encoding DUF2213 domain-containing protein, with translation MKELKFFSCNLKENKESKEVDEAIALVGDKIFNGIYIPSEEIAKSYASIIGKPLNLDHSDKVEDEIGFIKDAEFKNNELKVSLVLVEDAVKYNVAKGFIKLRQLAGVPAEVSVGVWMDINEEKVNGELIKVGRNLEFDHLALVTRGACSPADGCGIGCSIDNQIVAEVCSSGYGNLNSVTISFNEKGGDMLEITEGKENAEKKEIVEEKEKVEFGVVPDNPEKYDKVEDEAWEAPQLKDFTDKSWEELTNEEKKEIASCFAWMPKNPPDRFTDMKLPHHRAKDKAVVWRGVVAAMAALMGARGGVDIPEEDKKRVYQHLAAHYKEFEKEPPEFGKEVTERCRHEEIIERLEKEIMRLNDLLREKEKEIENLKNKSKRLSISIDSNIDNTKEYVRKMLEIMG
- a CDS encoding HK97 gp10 family phage protein, producing MIAAKIIGFEKLQKTLNSITEEENIDALLKEVAFFIEKEAKRICPVDTGRLRSSITTEKIDKLAYAVGTNVEYAPYVEFGTYKMMAQPYLRPAMQEARMKFSQFKFRIGV
- a CDS encoding minor capsid protein — encoded protein: MKKEPTKTAGIRNNFTKELKRVFAKRFSRLKKKLEVIYNFQKIALKKSIKNLSIDDYFYYIDVEFSEEFEREIRAITSKYIEQGYKKGWLSAAAELKKAGIDISNYTFTTRDLEAIEILQGNGFSLAKGLGDECIKRLKSKLSELYLRGASIQEISKEIRKIEDMSKYRADMIARTETIRAYNEAAVNQYKENEISKWIWVTAFDERTCDECAALDGTEHDYNDERPPAHPLCRCAVAPAI
- a CDS encoding DUF1073 domain-containing protein encodes the protein MKLNIFRKKEAGFLKKRKEFKKTISTATNYFSTIQKEGISDRDKELAFRRDPLIFKGITKKAEDIFREGWDIIKAVEETDADKEIRKKIYDFNQRTNLKEKLKLLAINTLIYGDGFLELDDGGDNPEMELEEGGLKNIHIIYPPAMKLRINKSGDVEAYEYDYNGIHINFHPTRIIHCKFYTYGEGHYGVSVIEVAYNNLLAKMNADVAVGEILYMTGKPFPILKKNTTATEQEMEDAENIIKNLNPRSGIVLDGDWNFDLKSPSVINTYPFNENFYINLAAALRMPHMILLGVQKGTVTGSEVDLADYYKDIKNLQEIIFTPILKRIYKAYLSNFDFNIWWLPLFTNEREEAEIFEIKCRCARILWEIGYPSDLIYETIENLYFDTARLKEVEEGIEAVEKKLHEKLHIEKATEKDKNIVDKLRLKEWERERKIAEELGY